One window from the genome of Diabrotica virgifera virgifera chromosome 6, PGI_DIABVI_V3a encodes:
- the LOC126887008 gene encoding uncharacterized protein LOC126887008 isoform X8, producing MVRGGEWCEVNGAKQMVRGEWCGANGARQMVLGKWCEVNGARQMVRGKWCEANGARQMVRGEWCGANSARRMVRGKWCEANGARQMVRGKGCETNGAWRMVRGEWCEANGARQMVRGKWCEANGARQMVRGKWCEANGAWRMVRGEWCEANGARQMVRGKWCEANGARQMVRGKWCEANGAGRMMRGKWCEANGARQMVRGKFTVLEGSI from the exons atggtgcgaggcgGCGAATGGTGCGAGGTAAATGGTGCGAAGCAAATGGTGCGTGGCGAATGGTGCGGGGCgaatggtgcgaggcaaatggtgctaggcaaatggtgcgaggtaaatggtgcgaggcaaatggtgcgag gcaaatggtgcgaggcaaatggtgcgaggcaaatggtgcggGGCGAATGGTGCGGGGCGAATAGTGCGAGGCGAATGGTGCGAGGTAAATGGTGCGAagcaaatggtgcgaggcaaatggtgcgaggcaaagGGTGCGAGACGAATGGTGCGTGGCGAATGGTGCGGGGCgaatggtgcgaggcaaatggtgcgag gcaaatggtgcgaggcaaatggtgcgaggcaaatggtgcgaggcaaatggtgcgag gcaaatggtgcgaggcaaatggtgcgtGGCGAATGGTGCGGGGCgaatggtgcgaggcaaatggtgcgaggcaaatggtgcgaggtAAATGGTGtgaggcaaatggtgcgaggcaaatggtgcgaggcaaatggtgcgaggcaaatggtgcggGGCGAATGATGCGAGGaaaatggtgcgaggcaaatggtgcgaggcaaatggtgcgaggcaaattTACTGTTTTAGAAGGGTCCATTTGA
- the LOC126887008 gene encoding uncharacterized protein LOC126887008 isoform X1: protein MVRGGEWCEVNGAKQMVRGEWCGANGARQMVLGKWCEVNGARQMVRGKWCEANGARQMVRGEWCGANSARRMVRGKWCEANGARQMVRGKGCETNGAWRMVRGEWCEANGARQMVRGKWCEANGARQMVRGKWCEANGARRMVRGEWCEANIARRMVRGKWCEANGARQMVRGKWCEANGAWRMVRGEWCEANGARQMVRGKWCEANGARQMVRGKWCEANGAGRMMRGKWCEANGARQMVRGKFTVLEGSI, encoded by the exons atggtgcgaggcgGCGAATGGTGCGAGGTAAATGGTGCGAAGCAAATGGTGCGTGGCGAATGGTGCGGGGCgaatggtgcgaggcaaatggtgctaggcaaatggtgcgaggtaaatggtgcgaggcaaatggtgcgag gcaaatggtgcgaggcaaatggtgcgaggcaaatggtgcggGGCGAATGGTGCGGGGCGAATAGTGCGAGGCGAATGGTGCGAGGTAAATGGTGCGAagcaaatggtgcgaggcaaatggtgcgaggcaaagGGTGCGAGACGAATGGTGCGTGGCGAATGGTGCGGGGCgaatggtgcgaggcaaatggtgcgag gcaaatggtgcgaggcaaatggtgcgaggcaaatggtgcgaggcaaatggtgcgag gcaaatggtgcgaggcaaatggtgcgaggcgAATGGTGCGAGGCGAATGGTGCGAGGCAAATATTGCGAGGCGAATGGTGCGAGGTAAATGGTGCGAagcaaatggtgcgaggcaaatggtgcgaggcaaatggtgcgaggcaaatggtgcgtGGCGAATGGTGCGGGGCgaatggtgcgaggcaaatggtgcgaggcaaatggtgcgaggtAAATGGTGtgaggcaaatggtgcgaggcaaatggtgcgaggcaaatggtgcgaggcaaatggtgcggGGCGAATGATGCGAGGaaaatggtgcgaggcaaatggtgcgaggcaaatggtgcgaggcaaattTACTGTTTTAGAAGGGTCCATTTGA
- the LOC126887008 gene encoding uncharacterized protein LOC126887008 isoform X3: MVRGGEWCEVNGAKQMVRGEWCGANGARQMVLGKWCEVNGARQMVRGKWCEANGARQMVRGEWCGANSARRMVRGKWCEANGARQMVRGKGCETNGAWRMVRGEWCEANGARQMVRGKWCEANGARRMVRGKWCEANGARQMVRGKWCEANGAWRMVRGEWCEANGARQMVRGKWCEANGARQMVRGKWCEANGAGRMMRGKWCEANGARQMVRGKFTVLEGSI; encoded by the exons atggtgcgaggcgGCGAATGGTGCGAGGTAAATGGTGCGAAGCAAATGGTGCGTGGCGAATGGTGCGGGGCgaatggtgcgaggcaaatggtgctaggcaaatggtgcgaggtaaatggtgcgaggcaaatggtgcgag gcaaatggtgcgaggcaaatggtgcgaggcaaatggtgcggGGCGAATGGTGCGGGGCGAATAGTGCGAGGCGAATGGTGCGAGGTAAATGGTGCGAagcaaatggtgcgaggcaaatggtgcgaggcaaagGGTGCGAGACGAATGGTGCGTGGCGAATGGTGCGGGGCgaatggtgcgaggcaaatggtgcgag gcaaatggtgcgaggcaaatggtgcgaggcaaatggtgcgag GCGAATGGTGCGAGGTAAATGGTGCGAagcaaatggtgcgaggcaaatggtgcgaggcaaatggtgcgaggcaaatggtgcgtGGCGAATGGTGCGGGGCgaatggtgcgaggcaaatggtgcgaggcaaatggtgcgaggtAAATGGTGtgaggcaaatggtgcgaggcaaatggtgcgaggcaaatggtgcgaggcaaatggtgcggGGCGAATGATGCGAGGaaaatggtgcgaggcaaatggtgcgaggcaaatggtgcgaggcaaattTACTGTTTTAGAAGGGTCCATTTGA
- the LOC126887008 gene encoding uncharacterized protein LOC126887008 isoform X7: MVRGGEWCEVNGAKQMVRGEWCGANGARQMVLGKWCEVNGARQMVRGKWCEANGARQMVRGEWCGANSARRMVRGKWCEANGARQMVRGKGCETNGAWRMVRGEWCEANGARRMVRGKWCEANGARQMVRGKWCEANGAWRMVRGEWCEANGARQMVRGKWCEANGARQMVRGKWCEANGAGRMMRGKWCEANGARQMVRGKFTVLEGSI; this comes from the exons atggtgcgaggcgGCGAATGGTGCGAGGTAAATGGTGCGAAGCAAATGGTGCGTGGCGAATGGTGCGGGGCgaatggtgcgaggcaaatggtgctaggcaaatggtgcgaggtaaatggtgcgaggcaaatggtgcgag gcaaatggtgcgaggcaaatggtgcgaggcaaatggtgcggGGCGAATGGTGCGGGGCGAATAGTGCGAGGCGAATGGTGCGAGGTAAATGGTGCGAagcaaatggtgcgaggcaaatggtgcgaggcaaagGGTGCGAGACGAATGGTGCGTGGCGAATGGTGCGGGGCgaatggtgcgaggcaaatggtgcgag GCGAATGGTGCGAGGTAAATGGTGCGAagcaaatggtgcgaggcaaatggtgcgaggcaaatggtgcgaggcaaatggtgcgtGGCGAATGGTGCGGGGCgaatggtgcgaggcaaatggtgcgaggcaaatggtgcgaggtAAATGGTGtgaggcaaatggtgcgaggcaaatggtgcgaggcaaatggtgcgaggcaaatggtgcggGGCGAATGATGCGAGGaaaatggtgcgaggcaaatggtgcgaggcaaatggtgcgaggcaaattTACTGTTTTAGAAGGGTCCATTTGA
- the LOC126887006 gene encoding uncharacterized protein LOC126887006: MVGESLIIYLTYIFLILQSPLVNCKIFYKVMVEEDIIRIHSKSCTDETAVLPTVCKKDLTYIGDASCTFKELNGTGRFILKDAVVNLTTKSNFTYFYWYIHKKWHFLKISLFNGSCNVWVIEQQLKTSEAKVCLDKLSQNVVNEQFPQKNISSEKERHRDRYRIMVDNENILTHLITCKDKTSVIPSMCKKDLTYIADDSCPFKELNDVSKFTLKDGFVNLITKLNFTYLYWYMFKKWYFFKTNLFNSSCNVWVIDQPLKTSYAKMCLDKLSENQRDEQLPRKNIPNKKEIHRDRYKIMIDKENILIHSLSCKYKSTIPSVCKKDLKYLGDASCPFNELNGIQNFTLKDDIVHSTTKSNFTYLYWYINKNWYFLKTGLFNSSCNIWVIEQQLKSSEVELCLDQLSENLRDEQFSQKKISNEKDIHRDQYKIMIDKENILIHSLSCKYKSTIPSVCKKDLKYLGDASCPFNELNGIQNFTLKDDIVHSTTKSNFTYLYWYINKNWYFLKTGLFNSSCNIWVIEQQLKSSEVELCLDKLSENLEQISPDEQVSPKNISNEGEVHRDDANTEGSSVSKLIYTKTTAKNNLVSSTSAPRSIKETTDKNWLKGVIILTVVTLLFLVLFLLVLCTLTICLGYAIWKRNIGMDHKITSGNDNLLCEEHNYLQLILHLKMLNE; encoded by the coding sequence ATGGTTGGAGAGAGTCTCATTATTTATTTAACCTACATATTTCTAATACTACAGTCGCCGTTAgttaattgcaaaattttttaCAAAGTTATGGTAGAAGAAGATATTATTCGCATACACTCAAAATCATGCACAGATGAAACTGCTGTCTTGCCGACTGTGTGCAAAAAAGATCTGACGTACATAGGAGATGCCTCATGTACATTTAAAGAACTAAATGGTACTGGGAGATTTATTCTGAAGGATGCTGTTGTAAACTTAACAACTAAATCAAATTTTACTTATTTCTATTGGTACATACataaaaaatggcattttttgaaaataagtttatttaATGGCAGTTGTAATGTCTGGGTTATAGAACAGCAACTTAAAACTTCTGAAGCAAAAGTATGTCTTGACAAATTAAGTCAGAACGTAGTAAATGAGCAGTTTcctcaaaaaaatatttcaagTGAAAAAGAAAGACATAGAGATCGTTATAGAATTATGGTAGACAATGAAAATATTCTCACACACTTAATTACATGTAAAGATAAAACTTCCGTGATACCGTCTATGTGCAAAAAAGATCTCACGTACATAGCAGATGATTCTTGTCCATTTAAAGAACTAAACGATGTCTCGAAATTTACTCTAAAAGACGGTTTTGTAAACTTAATAACCAAATTAAATTTTACGTATTTATATtggtatatgtttaaaaaatggtatttttttaaAACCAACTTATTTAATTCAAGTTGTAATGTATGGGTCATAGATCAGCCACTGAAAACCTCCTATGCAAAGATGTGTCTCGATAAATTAAGTGAGAACCAAAGAGATGAGCAGttacctcgaaaaaatattccaaataaaaaagaaatacatAGAGACCGTtataaaattatgatagacaagGAAAATATACTCATACATTCACTATCGTGTAAATATAAATCTACGATACCGTCTGTGTGCAAAAAAGATCTTAAGTATTTAGGAGATGCTTCATGCCCATTTAATGAACTAAACGGTATTCAAAACTTTACTCTAAAAGACGATATTGTACACTCGACAACTAAATCAAATTTTACGTACTTATATTGGTATATAAATAAAAACTGGTATTTTTTGAAAACTGGTTTATTTAATTCAAGTTGTAATATCTGGGTTATCGAACAGCAACTTAAATCATCTGAAGTAGAGTTGTGCCTGGATCAATTAAGTGAGAACCTAAGAGATGAACAGTTTTCTCAAAAAAAGATTTCAAATGAAAAAGACATACATAGAGACCAGtataaaattatgatagacaagGAAAATATACTCATACATTCACTATCGTGTAAATATAAATCTACGATACCGTCTGTGTGCAAAAAAGATCTTAAGTATTTAGGAGATGCTTCATGCCCATTTAATGAACTAAACGGTATTCAAAACTTTACTCTAAAAGACGATATTGTACACTCGACAACTAAATCAAATTTTACGTACTTATATTGGTATATAAATAAAAACTGGTATTTTTTGAAAACTGGTTTATTTAATTCAAGTTGTAATATCTGGGTTATCGAACAGCAACTTAAATCATCTGAAGTAGAGTTGTGCCTCGATAAATTAAGTGAGAACCTTGAGCAGATTTCTCCAGATGAGCAGGTCTctccaaaaaatatttcaaatgaaGGAGAGGTACATAGAGATGATGCAAACACTGAAGGGTCATCTGTTAGTAAATTGATTTATACAAAGACAACAGCAAAGAACAATTTAGTTAGTTCTACCAGTGCACCACGAAGTATAAAGGAAACTACAGATAAAAACTGGCTTAAAGGAGTAATAATTTTGACAGTGGttacattattatttttggtactatTTTTGTTAGTATTATGCACTTTAACTATTTGTTTGGGATATGCCATTTGGAAAAGAAATATTGGTATGGATCACAAAATTACCTCTGGGAACGACAACCTCTTATGCGAGGAACACAACTATTTACAGCTAATACTTCACCTTAAAATgttgaatgaatga
- the LOC126887008 gene encoding uncharacterized protein LOC126887008 isoform X10, producing the protein MVRGGEWCEVNGAKQMVRGEWCGANGARQMVLGKWCEVNGARQMVRGKWCEANGARQMVRGEWCGANSARRMVRGKWCEANGARQMVRGKGCETNGAWRMVRGEWCEANGARQMVRGKWCEANGAWRMVRGEWCEANGARQMVRGKWCEANGARQMVRGKWCEANGAGRMMRGKWCEANGARQMVRGKFTVLEGSI; encoded by the exons atggtgcgaggcgGCGAATGGTGCGAGGTAAATGGTGCGAAGCAAATGGTGCGTGGCGAATGGTGCGGGGCgaatggtgcgaggcaaatggtgctaggcaaatggtgcgaggtaaatggtgcgaggcaaatggtgcgag gcaaatggtgcgaggcaaatggtgcgaggcaaatggtgcggGGCGAATGGTGCGGGGCGAATAGTGCGAGGCGAATGGTGCGAGGTAAATGGTGCGAagcaaatggtgcgaggcaaatggtgcgaggcaaagGGTGCGAGACGAATGGTGCGTGGCGAATGGTGCGGGGCgaatggtgcgaggcaaatggtgcgag gcaaatggtgcgaggcaaatggtgcgaggcaaatggtgcgtGGCGAATGGTGCGGGGCgaatggtgcgaggcaaatggtgcgaggcaaatggtgcgaggtAAATGGTGtgaggcaaatggtgcgaggcaaatggtgcgaggcaaatggtgcgaggcaaatggtgcggGGCGAATGATGCGAGGaaaatggtgcgaggcaaatggtgcgaggcaaatggtgcgaggcaaattTACTGTTTTAGAAGGGTCCATTTGA
- the LOC126887008 gene encoding uncharacterized protein LOC126887008 isoform X5, with protein MVRGKWCEANGARQMVRGKWCGANGAGRIVRGEWCEVNGAKQMVRGKWCEAKGARRMVRGEWCGANGARQMVRGKWCEATGARQMVRGKWCEANGARQMVRGKWCEANGARRMVRGEWCEANIARRMVRGKWCEANGARQMVRGKWCEANGAWRMVRGEWCEANGARQMVRGKWCEANGARQMVRGKWCEANGAGRMMRGKWCEANGARQMVRGKFTVLEGSI; from the exons atggtgcgaggcaaatggtgcgag gcaaatggtgcgaggcaaatggtgcgaggcaaatggtgcggGGCGAATGGTGCGGGGCGAATAGTGCGAGGCGAATGGTGCGAGGTAAATGGTGCGAagcaaatggtgcgaggcaaatggtgcgaggcaaagGGTGCGAGACGAATGGTGCGTGGCGAATGGTGCGGGGCgaatggtgcgaggcaaatggtgcgag gtaaatggtgcgaggcaactggtgcgaggcaaatggtgcgaggcaaatggtgcgaggcaaatggtgcgaggcaaatggtgcgag gcaaatggtgcgaggcaaatggtgcgaggcgAATGGTGCGAGGCGAATGGTGCGAGGCAAATATTGCGAGGCGAATGGTGCGAGGTAAATGGTGCGAagcaaatggtgcgaggcaaatggtgcgaggcaaatggtgcgaggcaaatggtgcgtGGCGAATGGTGCGGGGCgaatggtgcgaggcaaatggtgcgaggcaaatggtgcgaggtAAATGGTGtgaggcaaatggtgcgaggcaaatggtgcgaggcaaatggtgcgaggcaaatggtgcggGGCGAATGATGCGAGGaaaatggtgcgaggcaaatggtgcgaggcaaatggtgcgaggcaaattTACTGTTTTAGAAGGGTCCATTTGA
- the LOC126887008 gene encoding uncharacterized protein LOC126887008 isoform X9 produces MVRGGEWCEVNGAKQMVRGEWCGANGARQMVLGKWCEVNGARQMVRGKWCEANGARQMVRGEWCGANSARRMVRGKWCEANGARQMVRGKGCETNGAWRMVRGEWCEANGARQMVRGKWCEANGARQMVRGKWCEANGAWRMVRGEWCEANGARQMVRGKWCEANGARQMVRGKWCEANGAGRMMRGKWCEANGARQMVRGKFTVLEGSI; encoded by the exons atggtgcgaggcgGCGAATGGTGCGAGGTAAATGGTGCGAAGCAAATGGTGCGTGGCGAATGGTGCGGGGCgaatggtgcgaggcaaatggtgctaggcaaatggtgcgaggtaaatggtgcgaggcaaatggtgcgag gcaaatggtgcgaggcaaatggtgcgaggcaaatggtgcggGGCGAATGGTGCGGGGCGAATAGTGCGAGGCGAATGGTGCGAGGTAAATGGTGCGAagcaaatggtgcgaggcaaatggtgcgaggcaaagGGTGCGAGACGAATGGTGCGTGGCGAATGGTGCGGGGCgaatggtgcgaggcaaatggtgcgag gcaaatggtgcgaggcaaatggtgcgaggcaaatggtgcgag gcaaatggtgcgaggcaaatggtgcgaggcaaatggtgcgtGGCGAATGGTGCGGGGCgaatggtgcgaggcaaatggtgcgaggcaaatggtgcgaggtAAATGGTGtgaggcaaatggtgcgaggcaaatggtgcgaggcaaatggtgcgaggcaaatggtgcggGGCGAATGATGCGAGGaaaatggtgcgaggcaaatggtgcgaggcaaatggtgcgaggcaaattTACTGTTTTAGAAGGGTCCATTTGA
- the LOC126887008 gene encoding uncharacterized protein LOC126887008 isoform X4: protein MVRGGEWCEVNGAKQMVRGEWCGANGARQMVLGKWCEVNGARQMVRGKWCEANGARQMVRGEWCGANSARRMVRGKWCEANGARQMVRGKGCETNGAWRMVRGEWCEANGARQMVRGKWCEANGARQMVRGKWCEANGARQMVRGKWCEANGAWRMVRGEWCEANGARQMVRGKWCEANGARQMVRGKWCEANGAGRMMRGKWCEANGARQMVRGKFTVLEGSI, encoded by the exons atggtgcgaggcgGCGAATGGTGCGAGGTAAATGGTGCGAAGCAAATGGTGCGTGGCGAATGGTGCGGGGCgaatggtgcgaggcaaatggtgctaggcaaatggtgcgaggtaaatggtgcgaggcaaatggtgcgag gcaaatggtgcgaggcaaatggtgcgaggcaaatggtgcggGGCGAATGGTGCGGGGCGAATAGTGCGAGGCGAATGGTGCGAGGTAAATGGTGCGAagcaaatggtgcgaggcaaatggtgcgaggcaaagGGTGCGAGACGAATGGTGCGTGGCGAATGGTGCGGGGCgaatggtgcgaggcaaatggtgcgag gcaaatggtgcgaggcaaatggtgcgaggcaaatggtgcgaggcaaatggtgcgag GTAAATGGTGCGAagcaaatggtgcgaggcaaatggtgcgaggcaaatggtgcgaggcaaatggtgcgtGGCGAATGGTGCGGGGCgaatggtgcgaggcaaatggtgcgaggcaaatggtgcgaggtAAATGGTGtgaggcaaatggtgcgaggcaaatggtgcgaggcaaatggtgcgaggcaaatggtgcggGGCGAATGATGCGAGGaaaatggtgcgaggcaaatggtgcgaggcaaatggtgcgaggcaaattTACTGTTTTAGAAGGGTCCATTTGA
- the LOC126887008 gene encoding uncharacterized protein LOC126887008 isoform X2, with amino-acid sequence MVRGGEWCEVNGAKQMVRGEWCGANGARQMVLGKWCEVNGARQMVRGKWCEANGARQMVRGEWCGANSARRMVRGKWCEANGARQMVRGKGCETNGAWRMVRGEWCEANGARQMVRGKWCEANGARQMVRGKWCEANGARRMVRGEWCEANIARRMVRGKWCEANGARQMVRGKWCEANGAWRMVRGEWCEANGARQMVRGKWCEANGAGRMMRGKWCEANGARQMVRGKFTVLEGSI; translated from the exons atggtgcgaggcgGCGAATGGTGCGAGGTAAATGGTGCGAAGCAAATGGTGCGTGGCGAATGGTGCGGGGCgaatggtgcgaggcaaatggtgctaggcaaatggtgcgaggtaaatggtgcgaggcaaatggtgcgag gcaaatggtgcgaggcaaatggtgcgaggcaaatggtgcggGGCGAATGGTGCGGGGCGAATAGTGCGAGGCGAATGGTGCGAGGTAAATGGTGCGAagcaaatggtgcgaggcaaatggtgcgaggcaaagGGTGCGAGACGAATGGTGCGTGGCGAATGGTGCGGGGCgaatggtgcgaggcaaatggtgcgag gcaaatggtgcgaggcaaatggtgcgaggcaaatggtgcgaggcaaatggtgcgag gcaaatggtgcgaggcaaatggtgcgaggcgAATGGTGCGAGGCGAATGGTGCGAGGCAAATATTGCGAGGCGAATGGTGCGAGGTAAATGGTGCGAagcaaatggtgcgaggcaaatggtgcgaggcaaatggtgcgaggcaaatggtgcgtGGCGAATGGTGCGGGGCgaatggtgcgaggcaaatggtgcgaggcaaatggtgcgag gcaaatggtgcgaggcaaatggtgcggGGCGAATGATGCGAGGaaaatggtgcgaggcaaatggtgcgaggcaaatggtgcgaggcaaattTACTGTTTTAGAAGGGTCCATTTGA
- the LOC126887008 gene encoding uncharacterized protein LOC126887008 isoform X6 — translation MVRGGEWCEVNGAKQMVRGEWCGANGARQMVLGKWCEVNGARQMVRGKWCEANGARQMVRGEWCGANSARRMVRGKWCEANGARQMVRGKGCETNGAWRMVRGEWCEANGARQMVRGKWCEANGARQMVRGEWCEANGARQILRGEWCEVNGAKQMVRGKWCEANGARQMVRGEWCGANGARQMVRGKWCEVNGVRQMVRGKWCEANGARQMVRGE, via the exons atggtgcgaggcgGCGAATGGTGCGAGGTAAATGGTGCGAAGCAAATGGTGCGTGGCGAATGGTGCGGGGCgaatggtgcgaggcaaatggtgctaggcaaatggtgcgaggtaaatggtgcgaggcaaatggtgcgag gcaaatggtgcgaggcaaatggtgcgaggcaaatggtgcggGGCGAATGGTGCGGGGCGAATAGTGCGAGGCGAATGGTGCGAGGTAAATGGTGCGAagcaaatggtgcgaggcaaatggtgcgaggcaaagGGTGCGAGACGAATGGTGCGTGGCGAATGGTGCGGGGCgaatggtgcgaggcaaatggtgcgag gcaaatggtgcgaggcaaatggtgcgaggcaaatggtgcgaggcaaatggtgcgag gcgAATGGTGCGAGGCGAATGGTGCGAGGCAAATATTGCGAGGCGAATGGTGCGAGGTAAATGGTGCGAagcaaatggtgcgaggcaaatggtgcgaggcaaatggtgcgaggcaaatggtgcgtGGCGAATGGTGCGGGGCgaatggtgcgaggcaaatggtgcgaggcaaatggtgcgaggtAAATGGTGtgaggcaaatggtgcgaggcaaatggtgcgaggcaaatggtgcgaggcaaatggtgcggGGCGAATGA